Proteins from a single region of Vibrio sp. DW001:
- the modA gene encoding molybdate ABC transporter substrate-binding protein — MLLPLKAAIAADSLKVYAAASMTNVISDLAKSYSDETGIRIVTVFAGSSSLARQIESGAPADLYISANKKWVDYLLTKGLISQEGIRVVAENKLVLIAPHSHPQKSFDFTSTAVWNGLLLNERLAIGQPESVPAGIYAKQSLTNLGVWDTVKTKVAPTSSVRIALALVERGEATLGIVYKTDALMSEKVTIVDSFPNTLHEPIVYPMAIMNNDPVVKSFADFLVSDQAKQVFARYGFK, encoded by the coding sequence ATGTTATTGCCGCTAAAAGCGGCAATAGCGGCGGATAGTCTTAAAGTGTACGCTGCCGCGTCGATGACGAATGTTATTTCAGACTTAGCGAAAAGCTATTCTGATGAAACAGGCATTAGAATTGTTACGGTATTTGCTGGCTCTTCGTCACTGGCAAGGCAAATAGAGAGTGGGGCTCCCGCTGACCTGTATATTTCTGCAAATAAAAAGTGGGTAGATTATTTGCTTACTAAAGGTCTGATATCTCAGGAAGGTATTCGCGTTGTGGCCGAGAATAAACTTGTGTTGATTGCACCTCACTCTCATCCTCAGAAGTCGTTCGATTTTACCAGTACTGCGGTATGGAATGGTTTGTTATTAAATGAAAGGCTAGCCATAGGACAGCCCGAATCTGTACCTGCAGGGATCTACGCGAAGCAGTCGTTAACCAATCTAGGTGTTTGGGATACGGTTAAAACAAAAGTAGCCCCGACAAGTTCAGTTCGCATTGCATTGGCGTTAGTAGAAAGGGGAGAAGCAACGTTAGGGATTGTATACAAAACGGATGCATTGATGAGCGAAAAGGTGACAATCGTAGACAGTTTCCCGAATACACTGCATGAACCAATTGTATACCCTATGGCGATCATGAATAATGACCCTGTGGTTAAGTCCTTTGCTGATTTTTTAGTCAGCGACCAAGCAAAGCAGGTATTCGCGCGATATGGATTTAAATAA
- a CDS encoding diguanylate cyclase: MLTKTRQPFLNRAYLLCLPTLLLVTGFVFTPPLAAQNQETIYIGVLAKRGKTITQQKWAATADYLQQAIPSKKFDIIPLSFDEIDLKISEHSVDFILLNPTMYVQLENTHNVSRIATLVSKYSNNDATTLGSVIISKANKLTLNTTKDVLNKSVAAVNPRSLGGWEIALARLKHDDIDMVSDVKSLRFLGTHDLVIQAVLKGAADIGIVRTGTLEQMEEEGKISLNDFSVLPSDNNNTDYPQLTSTRLYPDWAFAKSAHVSDQLANQVAAALLLMTPQDKAAYSAAISGWTNPKSYVAVHELLAELELPPYHEQKTTSIPQFALEHLPAAISVIAAFCILIIMYLRQKVLTRELRHAQNSLKNYSNRLQLAAEAGELGIWEWNIKKNKFYADDRISQLFGLENTTNIYTTQDWYSRVHPDDIERVQTAMHLALSGGKKFDAEYRILKSNNEFCAVKSAAIHRYSKSRNGLVVNGVTWDISSHRQLVEENKRLATLDPLTNAKNRRGFFPLARAEFNRCRRYGNKLALLMIDIDDFKKINDINGHSTGDATLMSLSDICHTVFRTSDLFCRLGGEEFVALLHENNIDQAHVVAERLRKEIEKTSVRTDKAFTKFTVSIGIAVLIEPDQTIEDTITRADKALYKAKQQGKNCVVSDV; this comes from the coding sequence ATGTTAACTAAAACTAGACAACCGTTCTTAAACAGAGCTTATCTCCTATGTCTTCCCACTCTACTCTTGGTGACAGGTTTCGTTTTTACACCTCCGTTGGCAGCACAAAACCAGGAAACAATATACATTGGTGTACTCGCTAAGCGTGGAAAAACGATTACACAGCAAAAGTGGGCGGCGACTGCCGATTATTTGCAGCAGGCTATCCCCAGCAAGAAATTTGACATCATACCGCTTAGTTTTGATGAGATAGACCTAAAAATTAGCGAACATTCTGTCGATTTTATTCTGTTAAATCCGACCATGTATGTGCAATTAGAAAATACCCATAACGTGTCGAGAATCGCCACACTTGTTTCCAAATACTCGAACAATGATGCGACGACTTTAGGTTCTGTCATCATATCTAAGGCAAATAAACTAACATTGAACACGACTAAAGACGTGTTGAATAAATCTGTCGCCGCCGTTAATCCTCGTTCCTTGGGAGGATGGGAAATTGCTTTAGCCAGACTTAAACACGATGATATTGATATGGTATCCGATGTAAAAAGTCTGCGATTTTTAGGCACACATGATCTCGTCATTCAGGCCGTACTAAAAGGGGCCGCTGATATTGGTATTGTTCGCACTGGAACACTAGAGCAGATGGAAGAAGAAGGAAAAATATCCTTAAATGATTTCAGTGTTCTTCCCAGTGATAACAACAACACAGATTATCCACAATTGACGAGTACTCGCCTCTATCCTGACTGGGCCTTTGCAAAGTCTGCACATGTAAGCGATCAACTCGCTAATCAGGTCGCTGCCGCTTTACTCCTTATGACCCCTCAAGATAAGGCGGCTTACTCAGCGGCTATTTCGGGTTGGACCAACCCTAAAAGCTATGTGGCCGTTCATGAACTGTTGGCAGAGCTCGAACTGCCACCGTACCATGAACAGAAAACGACAAGCATACCTCAGTTTGCACTCGAACATTTACCGGCTGCCATTTCCGTCATCGCCGCATTTTGCATATTAATCATTATGTATTTGCGTCAAAAAGTACTGACTAGAGAGCTACGTCACGCTCAAAATTCCCTTAAGAATTATTCAAACCGATTGCAACTTGCTGCAGAAGCGGGTGAACTCGGTATATGGGAATGGAACATTAAGAAAAACAAGTTCTACGCCGATGACAGAATCAGTCAATTATTTGGCTTAGAAAACACGACCAACATATATACAACACAAGATTGGTATAGCCGGGTTCACCCTGATGATATCGAACGGGTTCAAACCGCTATGCATCTTGCTTTAAGCGGTGGGAAAAAATTTGATGCTGAATATCGTATCTTAAAAAGTAATAACGAATTTTGTGCTGTAAAAAGTGCTGCGATACATCGCTACAGTAAGTCACGAAATGGGTTGGTTGTTAACGGTGTGACTTGGGATATATCCAGTCACAGACAGTTAGTGGAAGAGAACAAACGACTCGCCACTTTAGACCCTCTTACCAATGCTAAGAACCGCCGTGGTTTCTTTCCATTAGCGAGAGCCGAATTCAATCGTTGCCGACGATACGGCAATAAACTTGCTCTGCTGATGATTGATATAGATGATTTTAAGAAAATCAATGATATCAACGGACATTCTACTGGTGATGCGACACTAATGTCACTCTCTGATATTTGCCATACCGTTTTTCGAACGAGCGATCTATTTTGTCGATTGGGAGGGGAAGAGTTTGTTGCGTTATTGCACGAAAACAATATAGATCAAGCTCATGTCGTCGCAGAACGATTACGAAAAGAGATTGAAAAAACCTCGGTTAGGACAGATAAAGCCTTTACAAAGTTTACAGTTAGTATTGGAATCGCTGTTCTAATAGAACCAGACCAAACAATTGAAGATACGATTACCCGAGCGGACAAGGCTCTTTACAAGGCGAAGCAACAAGGGAAAAACTGTGTGGTAAGTGATGTATAG
- the gnd gene encoding decarboxylating NADP(+)-dependent phosphogluconate dehydrogenase, with protein sequence MKGDIGVIGLAVMGQNLILNMNDHGFNVVAYNRTVSKVEDFLQGPAKGTNIIGADSMQDLVDKLEAPRKVMLMVRAGDVVDQFIDQLVPLLDEGDIIIDGGNSNYPDTNRRVAVLKAKGIHFVGTGVSGGEEGARFGPSIMPGGAPEAWPHVKPIFQSISAKTESGEACCDWVGKDGSGHFVKMVHNGIEYGDMQLISEAYHFLKEGLSLSHQEMQAIFEEWKSTELDSYLIDITTDILGYKDEDGEPLVEKILDTAGQKGTGKWTGINALDLGIPLTLITESVFARCLSSLKDQRVEAEQLFNKTISPIEGDKKVWIEAVRQALLASKIISYAQGFMLIREASEENDWALNYGNVALMWRGGCIIRSAFLGNIRDAYDSNPDVQFLGSDPYFKDILIDSLPAWRKVASKAMEIGLPMPTMTSALTFLDGYTTSRLPANMIQAQRDYFGAHTYERVDKPLGEFFHTNWTGTGGNTSSTTYDV encoded by the coding sequence ATGAAAGGTGATATTGGTGTAATTGGTTTAGCTGTGATGGGACAAAACCTAATTTTAAACATGAATGATCATGGTTTTAATGTTGTTGCATATAATCGTACGGTGTCGAAAGTAGAAGATTTTCTTCAGGGCCCTGCAAAAGGTACCAACATTATTGGCGCAGATTCGATGCAAGATCTTGTCGATAAACTTGAAGCGCCTCGTAAAGTGATGCTTATGGTACGAGCTGGTGATGTCGTCGACCAGTTCATTGATCAATTGGTGCCACTTCTCGATGAAGGGGATATCATCATTGATGGTGGTAACTCCAATTACCCTGACACCAATCGACGCGTTGCTGTACTTAAAGCAAAAGGTATTCATTTTGTTGGAACCGGTGTTTCTGGTGGTGAAGAAGGGGCTAGATTTGGACCGTCTATTATGCCCGGTGGCGCACCAGAAGCTTGGCCTCATGTAAAGCCGATATTCCAGAGTATTTCTGCAAAGACAGAGTCAGGTGAAGCGTGCTGTGACTGGGTCGGTAAGGATGGTTCTGGTCATTTCGTTAAAATGGTGCACAATGGTATCGAGTATGGTGACATGCAGCTTATCAGTGAAGCATACCATTTCCTAAAAGAAGGACTATCGCTTTCTCATCAAGAGATGCAAGCTATATTTGAAGAGTGGAAATCGACGGAGCTAGACAGCTATCTTATCGATATCACCACCGATATCTTGGGATACAAAGACGAAGATGGTGAACCTCTTGTTGAGAAGATCCTCGATACAGCTGGTCAAAAAGGAACAGGTAAGTGGACGGGTATTAACGCATTGGATTTAGGTATCCCACTTACCCTTATAACCGAATCTGTTTTTGCACGCTGCCTCTCATCACTAAAAGATCAACGCGTTGAAGCAGAGCAGTTGTTTAACAAGACTATCTCACCGATAGAAGGCGACAAAAAAGTTTGGATAGAGGCTGTGCGTCAAGCGCTTCTAGCGTCTAAAATCATTTCTTACGCGCAAGGTTTCATGCTTATCAGAGAAGCCTCTGAAGAAAATGATTGGGCGTTAAACTATGGCAATGTTGCGCTTATGTGGCGTGGTGGTTGTATCATACGTAGTGCATTCTTAGGAAACATACGTGATGCTTATGATAGCAATCCTGATGTTCAGTTCCTTGGGTCGGATCCATACTTTAAGGATATTTTAATTGATAGCCTACCAGCATGGCGAAAAGTTGCCTCTAAGGCAATGGAGATAGGTTTACCTATGCCTACGATGACATCAGCACTCACATTTTTAGATGGATACACAACATCGCGTCTTCCAGCCAATATGATACAAGCGCAACGCGACTATTTTGGCGCTCATACCTATGAGAGAGTAGACAAACCGCTTGGTGAGTTCTTCCATACTAACTGGACGGGTACCGGTGGTAATACCTCATCTACAACCTATGATGTGTAG
- the pgl gene encoding 6-phosphogluconolactonase produces MNYQVFENPEAVIHSLSERLLYLSQEERPVHVSLSGGSTPKLLFKRLAQTPYNEGINWANIHFWWGDERCVKPSDPESNFGEVNELLFKKIAIPKANIHRILGENDPSQEAKRFSDEMIQQIPNNNGLPEFDWIILGMGADGHTASLFPNRTDYLEPAIAIVATHPESGQIRVSKSTRLIENAKRITYLVLGENKASILKEIQQNSAEKLPYPAARIKSTNGQTEWFLDLQAAKMLSHGE; encoded by the coding sequence ATGAATTATCAAGTTTTCGAAAATCCAGAAGCAGTGATTCATTCTCTTTCAGAAAGACTGCTTTATCTTAGTCAAGAAGAGAGACCTGTCCATGTTTCACTGTCAGGGGGCAGTACGCCCAAATTATTGTTCAAAAGATTAGCTCAAACACCCTATAACGAAGGTATCAACTGGGCAAATATTCACTTTTGGTGGGGAGATGAGCGGTGTGTAAAGCCCAGTGATCCCGAGAGTAATTTTGGTGAAGTAAATGAACTATTATTCAAAAAAATAGCGATTCCGAAAGCTAATATTCATCGCATTTTGGGTGAAAATGATCCGAGCCAAGAGGCGAAAAGGTTTTCTGATGAAATGATTCAACAGATCCCGAACAACAATGGTCTTCCAGAATTTGATTGGATTATATTGGGCATGGGAGCCGATGGTCATACTGCCTCTCTTTTCCCTAATCGAACTGACTATTTAGAGCCTGCCATCGCCATTGTTGCCACTCACCCTGAGAGTGGTCAAATCAGGGTTTCAAAAAGTACACGTTTGATCGAAAATGCGAAGCGAATAACGTATTTAGTATTGGGTGAAAACAAAGCATCGATACTTAAAGAAATTCAACAGAACTCAGCCGAAAAGCTACCATATCCGGCGGCGAGAATTAAGTCCACCAATGGTCAAACAGAGTGGTTTTTAGATTTACAGGCAGCAAAAATGCTGTCTCATGGAGAATAA
- the zwf gene encoding glucose-6-phosphate dehydrogenase gives MVGPENNTIVIFGASGDLTHRKLIPALYHLYANGMLPTDFAILGVSRTAYNDMSFREKLKASLIENEKVQTELLEEFCNHLYYVAINTSNSTEYVVLSDRLSELEQKHETGGNTIYYLSTPPSLYGVIPECLAEAKLNDESHGWKNLIVEKPFGYDLESAQSLDLQIHACFKEHQIYRIDHYLGKETVQNLLVMRFSNAMFEPLWNHRYIDHVEITSAEFLGVEERGGYYDGAGAVRDMFQNHLLQVLAMVGMEPPSVINADSIRDEAVKVMQCFRPLSEEDLKNNLVLGQYTESMVRGKQLPGYREEHGVSEDSRTETYVGLKMFIDNWRWAGVPFYVRTGKRLPTRVTEVVIHFKNTPHPVFGVNAPENKLIIRIQPDEGILLSFGLKQPGAGFEAKEVSMDFHYEDLQETNMLTAYERLILDCMKGDATLFARTDAVEACWQFVQPILDHKQNPEHLFGYAAGTWGPIQADQLLHDDNRKWRFPCKNLTNTDYCEL, from the coding sequence ATTGTTGGCCCAGAAAATAATACCATAGTGATATTTGGTGCTTCTGGTGACCTTACACATCGTAAGTTAATACCTGCTCTATATCATTTGTACGCAAATGGAATGCTGCCTACTGATTTTGCCATTCTAGGGGTAAGCAGAACCGCGTATAACGACATGAGTTTCAGAGAAAAACTCAAGGCGTCGTTGATAGAAAACGAAAAAGTGCAAACCGAGTTACTAGAAGAATTTTGTAACCACCTATATTACGTTGCAATTAATACATCGAATTCGACAGAGTATGTTGTGTTAAGTGATAGGCTTAGCGAGCTCGAGCAAAAACACGAAACAGGTGGTAATACCATCTATTACCTATCAACACCACCGAGCTTGTACGGTGTTATTCCAGAATGTTTAGCAGAAGCAAAGCTTAATGATGAAAGTCACGGATGGAAAAACCTTATCGTAGAAAAGCCATTTGGATACGACTTAGAGTCCGCTCAATCTCTCGACCTGCAGATTCATGCTTGCTTTAAAGAACATCAAATCTATCGTATCGACCATTACCTTGGCAAAGAAACGGTGCAGAACCTTTTGGTAATGCGTTTTTCAAATGCCATGTTTGAACCACTGTGGAACCATAGATATATCGATCACGTTGAGATTACCTCCGCCGAATTTTTGGGCGTAGAGGAACGTGGTGGTTATTATGACGGCGCAGGCGCGGTTAGAGATATGTTTCAGAATCATCTGCTACAAGTGCTTGCGATGGTTGGTATGGAACCGCCTTCAGTTATCAACGCTGATTCTATACGAGATGAAGCGGTTAAAGTCATGCAATGTTTCAGGCCATTAAGCGAAGAAGATCTAAAGAACAATTTGGTTTTAGGTCAATATACCGAATCTATGGTACGCGGTAAGCAACTACCCGGCTACCGCGAAGAGCACGGTGTGTCAGAAGACTCACGAACCGAGACCTACGTTGGTTTAAAAATGTTTATAGACAATTGGCGTTGGGCTGGTGTTCCTTTCTATGTACGTACTGGAAAACGGTTGCCAACTCGTGTCACAGAGGTTGTTATTCATTTTAAAAACACGCCACATCCGGTTTTTGGCGTTAATGCACCAGAGAATAAACTTATTATTCGAATTCAGCCGGACGAAGGGATTTTGCTTAGCTTTGGTTTAAAACAACCGGGTGCCGGCTTTGAAGCTAAAGAAGTTTCGATGGACTTCCATTACGAAGACCTACAAGAGACGAATATGCTTACCGCATATGAACGATTGATTCTGGACTGCATGAAGGGAGACGCGACCCTGTTTGCTCGTACTGATGCCGTAGAAGCTTGTTGGCAATTTGTTCAACCGATTTTAGATCATAAACAAAACCCAGAACATTTGTTTGGTTATGCTGCGGGCACCTGGGGACCAATACAAGCCGACCAGTTGCTTCATGATGACAATCGAAAATGGCGATTCCCATGCAAAAACTTAACTAACACCGATTATTGCGAGTTATAG
- a CDS encoding fatty acid desaturase: protein MNSSNKPPLIWLNALVFAITAILALIVAPLYGYYQGYGWEHCVWFLVAFSFCNLSITAGYHRLWAHKAYDAHSSLKYIYAIGGAFALQNSILHWSSDHRPHHKFVDNNEKDPYSAKRGFWYSHIGWMLRNYNEEIYHEYGNCRDLQKDKVVMWQHKYYLALALLTNFGIPILLGLIYNDLLGMILIVGAVRLFMSHHSTFFINSLAHIWGSQPYTTKNTARDNGVLAVFTFGEGYHNFHHTFENDYRNGICWWQYDPTKWLIKSCSWVGLANNLRVTPKLRIEKAKALALLSKVKNNLSEVPNNVQVAIRLQDECELLVKYMNDYYEIKKKLLEGKKETLVKRYEHSVLKVEYEQIKMRLHEQQLAWNRMVKQYA, encoded by the coding sequence ATGAACTCAAGCAATAAACCACCACTAATCTGGCTTAACGCCTTAGTATTTGCAATTACCGCTATATTGGCATTAATCGTCGCACCACTTTATGGGTATTATCAGGGGTACGGATGGGAGCATTGTGTATGGTTCCTCGTTGCCTTCAGTTTTTGTAACCTATCGATTACGGCAGGTTATCATCGATTATGGGCTCACAAAGCCTATGATGCGCATTCTAGCTTGAAGTACATTTATGCGATTGGTGGTGCGTTTGCTCTGCAAAATAGCATTCTTCATTGGTCTTCAGATCATCGGCCACACCATAAGTTCGTTGATAACAACGAGAAAGACCCTTATTCAGCGAAAAGAGGTTTTTGGTACTCTCATATTGGTTGGATGCTCAGAAATTATAACGAAGAGATTTACCACGAATATGGTAACTGTCGAGATCTGCAAAAAGACAAAGTGGTGATGTGGCAGCACAAGTATTATCTCGCATTGGCGTTGCTCACTAATTTTGGCATACCGATTCTGTTAGGTTTGATATATAACGATTTGTTAGGAATGATATTGATTGTCGGTGCCGTTAGATTGTTTATGAGCCATCATTCGACATTTTTTATCAATTCCTTGGCTCATATCTGGGGTTCACAACCGTACACAACCAAAAATACAGCAAGAGACAATGGCGTTTTGGCTGTGTTTACCTTCGGCGAGGGATATCATAATTTCCATCATACCTTTGAAAATGATTACCGCAATGGGATCTGCTGGTGGCAGTATGACCCAACAAAATGGTTGATTAAGAGCTGCTCATGGGTTGGTTTAGCGAATAATTTAAGGGTGACACCAAAGTTAAGAATTGAAAAAGCAAAAGCCCTCGCTTTGCTTAGTAAGGTTAAGAATAACCTTAGTGAAGTGCCAAATAATGTGCAGGTTGCGATTCGGCTGCAAGATGAATGCGAGTTGCTAGTGAAGTACATGAATGATTACTACGAGATTAAGAAAAAACTACTCGAAGGGAAAAAAGAAACCTTGGTTAAACGCTATGAGCACTCGGTACTTAAGGTTGAGTATGAACAAATTAAAATGCGCTTACATGAACAGCAACTAGCATGGAATCGTATGGTAAAGCAGTACGCTTAA